The Vigna radiata var. radiata cultivar VC1973A chromosome 6, Vradiata_ver6, whole genome shotgun sequence DNA segment TTTTCATTCGCATAGGGTAGATTAAAGTTTGTGAGCTAATTTTGTATTCTTATGTTCCTAAATCTTTTCTCTAACTATCATGCACGTTATACTACAATAACCAGTGAAAACCTTTTCGTTTGATATCTCCTCTTTAGGAGTGAGAGGGGAGGAGAAGTTGAGAGACAAGGAAGCGacagaaagaataaaaaaaaaattaactaattattatatagtAAGTTTCTGAAATTTACTAAATCATGTTAGCAGAATCTCCAATTCAGAGCCATAACAATCATTTACTATAGTGTGAAAAGTCAGGAAAGTGAGTGGTAACATTTGAACAGTATTTTTTGTCTTCTGTATTATTTGTGCAAATCTCGTAAtgcaataaattaaacaaaaagaaataaaaaaagttaaactcgggagaagaaaacataaattaaaaggtCGAATGATCTAGATTCATATTTCACAATGAAAACTCTTAGCTGACCTGAACAGTCTGTTCATTAGTTTTCGAATGTGAATCAAAGCGCCTGAGTGTCAAACCATCCGTCCACTTCTTTTTGTGAAGGTTAAGCAACATCTTCTCTTCAAGTTCATTCTTTCTGTAATTGATTGCTATGGAGTAATAATGTCTATTCAATCCATGGATCAGAGCCTGAAAAGGAGATTGAAAAAACAATAAGTAACAGCAAAAGGAAAAAACAGCAGCATCTATTCTTTTGGAATGAAATAAAGGAACACTCACTTGGATAGATGGCTTGTTTAGATGGCCCAAGTTAGAAGTTGTCTGTCGTGGTTCCTGACCCAGCATCATAGTTTGTGGATTAATCAGCCGGAAAGCATCAATTACCACTTTGCCCTTAACACTCTGAATGGGATCCACCACCACAGCCACTGCACGTTGATTTAAAGCCTCGAAACTCTGCATTAGAAAGTACACACATATTACATATAACTATCTAAAACCAAAATCCCTAATGGAATAAGGGCTTATAGTGGCTCACTTAACTAAATTCCACGTCTAACCAATCTAAATCAATTATCCACGTTGATTTAACACTCTCACACATTCATATCAGAATATATTTCACTGACTTTTCTTAATTCTATTGTAGCCACTTAAATTGCAAGAATGAAAATACTAACTAAGCATTTTTCCATCGATATTCAAGTACAGTAAAGTTTTATGACTCTGAGCATTATTTCTTCTCGAGTTTCCATCCCTCATCTAGAATCATTCCAATCTAATATTGGGATGCAAGAAGATAGAGATGCAATCCTACACCAAGCAATCCATCCCTCTCCTCTTTTGCACTTCCTTAGCATctacttaataaatattagttttaatcaAGTGACGCttctttgatttgaaattatgcCAAAGCACAGATATCACTTGCCTATACATCCATATTACCAATAACAAAAGGTGACTTACCATCTTCACTTTTACATCATAAGTTCCACAGAAATAAGGTTTTAATTTGTACGActcatacataaatatataaagaaagagTCATCATATGTTCCACACAAATCAGGTTCTAATTTGTATGTTtgatacataaaaatataaaaaataaggttACAAGTTATAACCAAAAACAATTGAgctaaaatataacaaattgtTTACATAACCATACTGCAGACTTCTCTTTttgtctctctctttctctctcacaatATAAATCTGTAGTACTTTTAAAGATGAGTCCAAGGTTTTAAAAATGGTTTACCACATCTACTTTGGAGTCTCAGGGACCATAACACAGCAACAACTGCGGTCACATTGGCCATGTTTGTTCACAACTAATGCACTATCAATGATCAAAACGAAACTGCGACTGAGATCATAACTTAAAACCTTGGATGTATCACAATTAGCATGTGCCTCATTTTTTCGTAAAGACCAATGAGAAAACAAATGTTATATGGATAACACAGTGTCAGTAAGCTCAATTAAAGGTCTTTCATTtcagaaaagaaactaaatgtcATACACATCTATTAATTGCTCACttagtttcaaatttaatttttaaacacaAACATATGCACCATAATGAACTAAAGAGCAAAGAAGCGGCCTAAAACCTGTTGGGTATTAATATCCACTCCAGAAAGCCAACACCCGAATCCCGGATGCGAGTGATACCATCCCACAACCATCTCCGGCCTGCAGCAACAAACCAACAGCGTTTCAACCATCCATATGTGTAACAAAAAACCAGAAGCAAACTCTCTTCCACAAAAAGAACGAAACTTTAAACGAACCCAAAAAGTACCTCCCAGTTTGCTTCAACATGTCAAGCATATTAGTCTGAAAAACATGATCAACGGCTTCAACGCTAACACCGGTCCCACTCTGAGGCATCGCAAACACATCCACAACGCGCACGGTGTACTCATCCACGAACTCCCCCAACATCAGACCCATCACTTCCATGGGTACCCCAGCTCTTCCTGCACACAAATTAGGGTTTTCTAAACATTCGGGctaatgaaagaagaaaaatggcaGGGATcgagaaaggagagaaaagtaCCGTGTTTGAGCATTTTGAGAAGCGCGAGAGAGGAGATGTAAACTTGCTCGGAGGAATCAAGGGTGGGGGAATCTGGTGGGGGGTGCCCTAGGGCTCCGCCTGCACCCGCGAACATCCTCTGAAGCCTCTCCATCCCCGACATAACGATGATGGTGATGGAAGCGACAAGAACCTCAAATcttagttttcttttgtttcacgAAAAGAAAGATTGCTTCCTCTCTCGGAAATTGCTTATGTGACTGATAATTATAGTTCCTCAGTGAAGACGGCGATGATGATTAAATACGACTTATGTTGACGTTTCGATcaagaaactataaaagaaaagaaataaaaattaaaaagaaattctcATACTTAATTGGGCCCGAACACAAAAACGGtccatttataaattttgttactaGTGTCAATTTCTTTTTGCACCCCTTATTTTCTTCTACACTCCAGagtttttaaattacttattttgtTCTTTGTAATTTATACATGAACCTTCATagctccattttttttttctgattctCCGCTAATTTTTCTTCTACTCTTTGCTCTTAGTTTCGAGAAAGGAATTAGTTGAAGATTAAGGTTTTTAAAACTGAcatgtgaaataaaaaatattgcattATACTTTTATGGAAATTGACTTAGAGACGAGATTCTAATTTGAAATATTgcattatacttttattaacaACTATATTCTAGAtctttatcttatatataaGTAGAAATCAACAAATTCCTAACAGACCATTTAAactcttaattatatataaaattcaataagCTGCTATGTAAAATCaatgtttcaaaatttgttgttcCAAAACACACTATAACAAGAAGATAAAACTGGGAACATCAAAGTGAAATTCTAAAACAATATAATCGATCTATAGAAAATAGAACAGTTTTTTTTATACGAGGTTAGAAATCacatattaattaaagataaaacgaatttttaatatattgatacAAACGATagttcataaatatttttttaaagttaaattaaatttaaatttcggtttttaatatataacagaGGGTATGATGGTTTACTATTGTGTCATCATTCTCTTGAATGTCTTTACTGTATCTGAAGACACGATTATCATGCAACAAAAGGGTCGATGTATTCGAAGTGGTGTGAGGTTGAAAGCCTTAAAGATACACGTTTTCAGTGTTTTAGTAGCTATCCAGATGAATCATTgctaatttaaatattgtattcaTATCCCTTAAATCGATGCATTTCTGGATTGGCTAGTGgacactataaaaaaaaaaacatgattaaaatgagaaaatctgcttaaataaacaaatgaagTGTGGAAGTATTCAACGTTAATATCTCTTAGTTTAAAATGATATCATCCATGTTATCTGTAAATTGATTTAACACGCTATAAACAAGTCAATAATCAGAAGGATTTCTCTGTATGTTTGTGTAGTTTGGTTGGTCTATATATACAGGTTCTCCTTACCAAAACTAGCCATGAAAACTAGGTTTTCTTAGAACCAATAAACTTGTAGAGAAGTTCAatctctctctgtctctctctctctcagtAACTCATCATATTCAAGTCCATGGCAGCAACGAAGAACCATGTATCTCCAGCTCCAACAGAATCTGATGACAGACACCTAGTTACTGTGCTCAGTATTGATGGTGGTGGTATTCGGGGAATCATTCCAGGAATCATTCTTGCTTTCCTTGAACAAGAGCTTCGGGTAATATTTTCaacaatcaataaatatatataaatatatatatatatatatataagaaaaaacgTCATTTTTGATGTATATAAGATTCAAAATTCgatataatatttagttatatacagattatataaataaaaatccatatataatattatcgtaactaattttatatactaataatgcgtatataaattatatatatatatatatatatatatatatatatatatatatatatttattgttttaatagcAGTCTTGGTtcttttagattaatttataattgattttttttcataattttaattgttaaattttggcacatatatttgaaacaaaaattacttaTCATAGTTTTAATGACTCCATTGTCGTTCACACAATTCAAAAGCAGACATTTTAGCTCAAACATATGCTTACTAGTCAGCTAATAATGTTTTGACATATTAGTACCATTAATTAGCtgattaaattttcatataataaaaaaacgaaATGACAAATAGTGAAGCcaaaagtataaaaagaaaatggtcatttaaaactatgaaaacataaattattagtCGCcatgtatgaaaataaaataattaagccTACAGAGGACCAAAATTATCCGCATCAGAGgaaccaaaacaaaattataatcgAAGGGGATTTGATCCCTTCCATACATAATGCTAAATAAAGTCTGCCATTGGTTAACGAGGTGCATTATTgctatattaatataattaattattgtcaCATCATGAAAGCAACAATTTGGTTGATTGTTACATTCTGGAATTGTATTTAGTATTATGTTAATCAGGTGCaacttattttataactttagtCTATTTCTTCTATAGCttaattaacatataattaatgTGTGATTATGGTGTGTGCAGAGGCTTGATGGTGATGATGTAAGAATAGCAGACTACTTTGATGTGATTGCAGGAACAAGCACTGGGGGATTGGTCACTGCAATGCTTACTGCTCCAAACCAATATAATCGACCATTGTATGCAGCCGAACATCTTAAGGATTTCTACCTTCAACATTCTCCAAGAATCTTCCCACAGAATAAGTAAAAATTCCTAACTTTACTATAATCTTCATGCAAAAATCAACATGTACTAATTACAGTTTAATATAGGTGGTGGAATGTAATCGCTTATGTCGTTAAGTTCATCACGACTCTGTTTGGACCATCCTATGATGGCAAGGATTTACACAAGATTATTAGGGAAAACCTAAAGGAAACGAGGTTGGACCAGACATTGACCAATGTTGTCATCCCAACATTTGACATCAAACGCCTTCAACCTACCATCTTTTCCAGCTTCCAGGTTCATCCCTCctctattaatttattatatcaaatatattacTCATTTATTGTggaaaaaaatgagtttaataTGATGTTATTTATGCAACAGTTGAAGAAGAGGCCATATTTGAATGGGTTGTTATCAGATATATGCATAGCAACTTCAGCAGCTCCAACGTATCTTCCTGCACATTACTTCGAAACTAAAACCCAGCACGGTCATGTTATTGGAAAGTTTGACCTAATAGACGGTGGCGTCGCAGCAAATAACCCGGTACATGCacaaacttatatatatttcaaaggaaaaaaaaaaagtaaaatataaaatgaatgagTATgaggaaaacaatgtaatctgaTGTTAATTGGGAGGTGCAGACACTGGTGGCCATGGCAGAAGTGTCAAACCAAATTTCCCATGAAGGTCAAGTTGGTGACTTGAAGGTGGAAGCGATGCAATACGATAGGTTTTTGGTGATATCATTGGGAACAGGTTCTCAGAAACAGGAACCGAAATACAGTGCTAAAGAAGCAGCCGAATGGGGTGTATTGAGCTGGGTTTCCACAACCAATGGCAGCACCCCTTTAATCGATGCCTTCACTCAAGCCAGTGCTGACATGGTTGACTTTCACATCTCTTCCGTTTTTCGAGCACTCAATTCTGAACATAACTACCTCCGAATCCAGGTTCTCATCAACTTTAACTCAATATATACAAATAGTTTTTCTCATCATATTCACCGATTCAACTTTCTTAATTAGGACGATACATTAACTGGAGACTCATCTTCTGTGGACTTGGCAACGGACGATAATTTGAAGAAACTGGTCTCAGTTGGGGAATCATTGTTAGATAAACCAGTTTCAAGGATTAACTTAAGGACTGGCCTTTACGAAACTGCTGGAACTTCTGAAACAAACAGAGAAGCCTTGACGAGGTACacatattaaaatcaaaatccaatatatattaaaagaaattaatataacttACCATGATGGTATTATTATTAGTGTATATACTTGTAATATTTATACTATAACTAGTTTAGCCCTTATTATTCAAATCCAAAATCGTGGGCATGGTGTTAACCAAGGATTGAATTTTAGTATCATTTTCTGAATGTGTCTGTGCTAAGTCTCATGCCTGACCACAGGTTTGCGGTGCGACTATCCAAACAGAAGCGATTTCGTGAATCTCAGATCTCTGCGGACAATGGAAATTCTCAAAAGACAGTTGTATGATATTATGATTTGTAGTGTGTTACATGTCTTTTTAATTACAAGTGTTGTGTTAAACTTAGGGCATATGTGACTTAAGCCTAGGCGCTCGAACCGGGGTCAACGGTTCATATATAGGTGTTATTGGGTTCACAGTAATTAATCCAAATAATTGAGTGTTCTTGCAATCTTGAAAGATGTGATGTATACGCTttgtattttattcaattttatgttaaagAATGTACGCTTAATACTTGTTTAATTTTGGGTTACACAAAACTCTTATGTCCTTTATCTCTTTGGTTTCTTGTCATCAATGAAAGTCTATGCCTTGGTTACGTTTGGGTTACACTAACCTTGAAGTACACGAATGcatcttatttttaaatctgCCCTTCAAGTACACGAgcgaattttatatttaaaacatggCATATATAGTAAGTTGAGTATCAGAATAACAAAACAGCAACTtgtattttactaaatattatataactacTATAATTCATGGTTTactatagttttaattttgtttttaatttagttttaggGTATACCGaaataagaatgaaaaggaaagaaaacataaaaatgtaataaagcAGTTCTGAGGTTACATTTTGTTCAATAAGCAGTCATACGTTAAACACGTTCTATTAAGAAATGCGAGACAGAAAAGTTACAAGAAAAAAGCATGGTGAGTATAGAATGATAAAAAGAACTAGAAGGGCTTCTTAGTGTGTGGGGATCTCATTTCACGGAGCCTTCTCTCTTGCGACAGTATTTTTGCAAACCTGAAACCATTAAAATATTCATGCTTATTCTGATGTAATAATTCTACTGAGTAACCCAACcagatgaaaaatgatgttttatttaaCTAACCTTTTAAGAGCTTCTTGATTTGTTTCCCCGTTTTTGAGTGGCTCAAAGAGACCATTCTCTAAGTTCACCCTAGAGACTGGTTTCTTCAACAGATTTTCACCGATTTCGCTAAGCTTCTCCAGGTTCTCCTTCGTAGCAATGTCAACTGAAGAATCTGTTCCGGTCAATGTGTCATCCTGCAAATGTTGTTGACCAATTATGTATACATGATCATAGTATTTGACCAAATATTATGCATGCTCATAGAAATATTACCTGAATTCGAAGGTAATTATCTTGTGACTGAAGTGCTTGAGTGACAGCAGATAAATGGAAGTCAACCATATCTGCACTGGACTGACTGAAAACGTCTGTTAAGGGAGTGCTGCCATCGTAGGTTAGCCAATCCAACAAACCCCATTTGCTTGCAATTTGAGCATTGaatttttcctcattttttgCTGTCCCAGTGCCTATTGAAATTATCAGGAACCGATTATATTCCGTAGGCTTGATGGCAAAGAAATCAGAGTTTTGCTTAATGATTTGCTTTGTAACTTCGTTCATGGCAACTAAGGTCTGCATCATTAAATTCCGATATAGAAAAAAAGTTAGTGATACATTCCAATTTACATTAATTACGTAGTTAAATTAGAGTtcaaaaacaattgattgttGAACAATTATGCATATACCGGATTATTTGCACAAACGCCACCGTCAATGAGGTTAAATTCGTGTATCTTCCCTTCAGAATCTTGGTTCTTGAAATTGTGTGCAGGCAGATAAGTAGGTGCAGCGGAGGTGCTTATGCATATGTCTGAGAGTTTAGCGTCCATGAAAGGAGACATCTTCATCTGCatcaatttatttcaaatcttACTCTGTTACTTTCTTTCTCACcttctatattttcttttaatttaattctcttctttgttaatatatattaacattctTATTGACATATTAGTATctgaaaaaaatggaaaataaaagacTGGAACCGTCTTAGTTTTACTTTTTCCTAACCTAACATCATCATACTATTCTTGAAAACTGTAAGAGAATTATTTTTGTCCTATTAGTCGACAACTGTTTATAGTCAAAATTTCAACCCCAAAGGTCCAACAAGAaccataaacaaataaatatatataggtCCCAAACACCAGGAAAGTGGAAAGAAAATTcctttgaaaagtgaaaaaaaaaaagaaaaaaaaaagagaggaaagtTAACCTGATAGGACGAAAAAATAATGGGTTGCATAGACTTGATGTCGAAGGTGGGAATGACAACGTTGGTGAGAGTTTCATGCAACCGAATCTCTCCAAGTTTCTCTCTCACCACCTGACGAAGGTATTTCCCATCGTATTTGGGTCCTCCCAAAGATCTTACTAAGTTTGCTATTATAGTCCCACCAAGGCCACTGCAATGCAAAGCATGCTATATGTTAACTAATATCTACTGATTGTACAAGtacatttaaataaacaaaaacttaaGAGGGAATGTTGGGAAAAAACTTTTAAGGCTAGAAGGAGTGTTTAAGATTGGGAGAGGTTGGAAGATTTTGAGAGAAGGAAAGGCTTTTTGTATTGAAGGCTTGTAATCTTTTTTTGGCTTGGATAGAAATGATACAACCATCCCCTATTTATACTAGTGGCACCTCCTTAACCAATGGTTAGGATCTTGCCACCACAACATCCATCTAAGGGCTATAATTTATTGTCTAGAACTTCCTAAAACATTCTTACAATTCTAAATTTATCTAGAGACATCATATGGATAAGCATCTctagatatttttgtaaatcatTCTAGAATCCTTCTAGATAGGATTTCTAGAATTGGGCCTTCTCTACTTGGGCTTTCACCTTATAGACCCAAAATCAANTTACATTTCAACANNNNNNNNTANANTTNNNNNTGNNNNNNNNNNNNNNNNCNCANNTTNATGAANANNNNNTNNTNNNGNNNNNTNNTNNNNNTNTNTNCNANNTNANNNNGNNTNNTNNCNTNNNCNNNNNNNANNNNNNNNTTGNTGNTGNNTNNNNNANTNNNNNNNNNNNNNNNNNGNNNNNNCNTGCTTNNNNCNNNNANNACNNNNNNNTNNNCTNNNNNNNTNNCTNNNNNNNNNNCNACNNNNNNNTTTNNNNNNTNNANTTNNNNNANNNNTANNTCNNTNNNNNNNTTNNNTNNNNANNNANNANGNNNNNNNNANNANGTNNNNNNNNNANNNNNNNNTTNNNNCNTNNNGNNNNTNNNNATANNNNNNNNNNNGNNNNNNNNANNNNANNNNNNGTNNCNNNNNTNNNNCNCNNNNNNNCNNNNNCNNNNNNGNTNANNNNNNTNNCNANNNNNNNNNNNNTNNNNNNNTNNANNNNNNNNNNNNNNGNTAGAAATGGAATAGTATAGGCCAAAACTTGTCGTACCTTTGATATATCGAAGAATCCTCTTCGCAGACTTGAAGTGAGTAGTTGTTGGAGCTTCCATGTACCGACTCACGACTCCAATGGCATAGAGAATGTCTGGTCTTGTAAAAGTTAAATAGCGCAAACTTCCAACAAGACTTTTATAGAGGGTTGGATCCACTTTTTCTCCCTCTTCATTCTTACTCAACTTGATGCCACATTCCATAGGAGTACCAACTGGATTAGCATCATCCATCTTGAACTTCTTGAGGAGGTCTTTGGCATAACTTTCTTGAGTAATAAAGATTACTTCATTTTCTTGCTTTACTTCAATTCCGAGATAATATGCCATAAGCCCCATGTCGGTCATTTCAAATTCCTTGGTCATATCCTTCTTAAATTCCTCAAACATGCTTAGATTGTTCCCTGTGAATATCAAGTCATCGACATACAAGCATACAATCAAAATATCTTTACCTTGAGCTTTGATATAGAGTGCATGCTCATATGGACACTTGATGAAATTCGCTTCTTTGAAGTACTTGTCAATCCGAACATTCCAAGCTCTCGGGGCTTGTTTCAATCCATAAAGAGCCTTCTTTAATCTCAAGACTTTATCTTCTTCTCCTTTAACTTCATACCCTTGTGGTTGCTCAATGTAGACTTCTTCCTCAAGAACTCCATTTAAGAAGGCAGACTTGACATCCATTTGGTGTATCTTCCAACTATTCTGAGCTGCTAATGATATGATAAGTCTAACAGTTTCTAGTCGAGCAACAGGAGCAAATACCTCATCATAGTCGATGCCAGCCCTTTGACTGTAGCCCTTCNCCACCAATCTTGCTTTGTATCTTTGAACTTCTCCTTTGgagtccttctttgctttgtagACCCACTTGACACCAATTGCTTTGTGCCCTTTTGGAAGCGAGACTAGCTCCCAAgtgtcatttttctttattgccTCGATCTCTTCATCCATTGCATTTCTCCAACTCTTCTTTTCAGTTGCTTCTTGGAAGTTCAAGGGCTCACAGTCTGCAAATAGACAAAATAAGGTAACATTGTCTAGATTTTCAGTTACCTCATAAATTTCTTGGAGATTTCGAAAACGTGGAATTCTTTCACTTGAGCTTTCATCATCTTGAAGAGTTGTATTTGGTGAAGTGGGTGGAGTAGCAGGTGCCTCTtgtgattgttgttgttgttgttccacatcatcttcttcaacgCACGGGAAGAAGGTATGGTCCTCACAATTTGTCGACCAATCCCATTCTCCTTCTTCATCAAACACTACATTCCGACTGATGATTATTTTCCTTGAATCAGGATTGTAGAGTTTGTACCCTTTGGAGTTGGCGTCGTAACCAATAAAGAtgtatttttcacttttgtcaTCAAGTTTACTTCGTTTCTCATCTGGAACATGCACATGAGCTATACTTCCAAAGACTCTNAGATGAGAAATACCTGGCTTTCTTCCGCTCCATGCTTCTTGTGGTGTTTTTCCATTAACGCTTCTTGTTGGAGAGCGGTTGGTTAGATAGACTGCACATGCAACGGCTTCAGCCNAAAACTCCTTTGGAAGTCTCTTGCTTTTAAGCATGCTCCTTGCCATCTCCAGGATAGTTCTATTCTTCCTTTCcgccactccattttgttgaggggatCTTGGTACTGTCAATTGTCGTCTGATCCCATTGTCTTCACAATACTTCTGAAACTCTTTTGATGTGAACTCTCCTCCACGATCGGATCTCAAAGCTTTGATNAGAAGGCCACTTTCCTTCTCAACATGGGCTTTAAACTTCTTGAANTTCTCNAATacttctgatttttcttttaagaaatatacccatgtttttcttgaaaaatcatcaatgaaGAGAAGGAAATAATTACTCTTACCGAGTGATCTTGGCTTGATTGGTCCACACACATCTGTGTGAATGAGTTCTAATGGCTTTTGGGCTCTTGTGTCTGACTCCTTCGNAAAACTCAATCGAAATTGTTTTCCAAGTAGACATCCTTCACAANCTTGGTTGGGGTGAGTAATAGAAGGNANCCCTCTCACCATTGNCTTCTTGGAGAGCAACTCTAATCCTTTAAAATTAAGATGGCCAAATCGAAGATGCCAAAGCCATGATTGGTCTTTGTAGCACATCTTGAGACATTGTGGGCCATCACTTTGAATGTTGAGCACGAACATTCTATTTCTTGTCATTGGCACCTTTGCAATGAATCTACTTGTATTATCTCTTATAGAAAGGTTATTATTCTTAAGTTGAATATCATAACCTTTCTCTAAGAGTTGTCCTAAGCTCAAGATATTGCTCTTCATGCTTGGCACATAATATACGTTGGAAATAAATTGATGTTCTCCATTCTTTAGTCGGATGAGAACATTACCTTTTCCTTTTACCGCCACCTTTGATTCATCTCCAAAAGCCACATTTCCCTCTACTGATTCGTCAAGCTCTACAAACATGCTTCTTTTCCCACACATATGGTTACTTGCTCCACTGTCAAGGTACCACTGATTATCCTCGCCTTTATCTTGGCCCTTGTAAGCCAATAGCAAGGTATCATCTTCTTGACACCTTTCTTCAGCATAATTGGCTTTCTCTTCGACTTTATTCTTGTTAGGGGCTCTACATTCAGAAGCATAATGTCCAAACTTATCACAATTGTAACACTTGATTCGTGATTTATCATACCTTGAATTCGGATTTCCTCTCCCACGACCTCTGTTAGAGCTTTCTCCTCTTTGGTTATTGTTGTTAGGCTTTCGTCCTTGTCCACGTCCATATGCACGCCCTCGTCCTTGTTCTTGACTATAACTCCTCCTTGATTGGTTGTgtgcattttcttcttttcttgaatcaACGTGTACCTTGAGGACTTGTTCTACgatctcttccttcttctttttcttttcttcataagcTTGCAATGAACCAAGAAGTTGCTCTATTGACATAGCCTCCAAGTCCTTGGTTTCTTCGGTAATGGTGACAATATGTTCGAAATTTGGATCTAATGATCTAAGAATTTTCTCCATAATTCTTACATCATCTAGCTTCTCACCATTTCTTTTAAGGTTATTAGTAACCGTTAAAACTCTTGAAAAGTAATCAGAGACTAGTTCTCCTTCCTTCATATGCAGAGCTTCAAACTCTCCTCTCAAAGTTTGAAGGCGTACCTTTTTTACTTGATCTGCTCCCTTGTAAGAGATTTTGAGCTTCTCCCATGCTTCCTTGGCTGACTTGACTCCAGAAATCTTCTCAAAAGTATCTTCATCTAATCCTTGAT contains these protein-coding regions:
- the LOC106764915 gene encoding 26S proteasome non-ATPase regulatory subunit 14 homolog, coding for MSGMERLQRMFAGAGGALGHPPPDSPTLDSSEQVYISSLALLKMLKHGRAGVPMEVMGLMLGEFVDEYTVRVVDVFAMPQSGTGVSVEAVDHVFQTNMLDMLKQTGRPEMVVGWYHSHPGFGCWLSGVDINTQQSFEALNQRAVAVVVDPIQSVKGKVVIDAFRLINPQTMMLGQEPRQTTSNLGHLNKPSIQALIHGLNRHYYSIAINYRKNELEEKMLLNLHKKKWTDGLTLRRFDSHSKTNEQTVQEMLNLASKYNKAVQEEDELPPEKLAIANVGRQDAKKHLEEHVSNLMSSNIVQTLGMMLDTVVF
- the LOC106763943 gene encoding patatin-like protein 2: MAATKNHVSPAPTESDDRHLVTVLSIDGGGIRGIIPGIILAFLEQELRRLDGDDVRIADYFDVIAGTSTGGLVTAMLTAPNQYNRPLYAAEHLKDFYLQHSPRIFPQNKWWNVIAYVVKFITTLFGPSYDGKDLHKIIRENLKETRLDQTLTNVVIPTFDIKRLQPTIFSSFQLKKRPYLNGLLSDICIATSAAPTYLPAHYFETKTQHGHVIGKFDLIDGGVAANNPTLVAMAEVSNQISHEGQVGDLKVEAMQYDRFLVISLGTGSQKQEPKYSAKEAAEWGVLSWVSTTNGSTPLIDAFTQASADMVDFHISSVFRALNSEHNYLRIQDDTLTGDSSSVDLATDDNLKKLVSVGESLLDKPVSRINLRTGLYETAGTSETNREALTRFAVRLSKQKRFRESQISADNGNSQKTVV